The following is a genomic window from Aminivibrio sp..
ATTCCACCCTGGTGGGCATTTCATAGCTGAATGACGGAAACATGATTATTCATCCTTTCTTCCGGTAAATTTACCCGCTGACGGAACAGGGGGAACCCCGTCCAGCGGCGCCAGGTGTTCTTCCCCGCCCGTTTTGCCTCGTAGAATGGCTGTGTCGGCCCTCTTCATGAGCGTCTGCCCGTCGTCACCGGGGAACGCTTGGGCGGGGGGTGCAGACCTAAATCCGCTAATTTTTCAGGCAGAGGGAGTGTCGCCGGGCATAAGGTGAATTCGCCCCCCAGGGGCGAAGAGATCTCGCTCCGCGCTCCTTGCGGAGATATCCCCTGGGGGGCAGCGCCCGGGCCGAGCGATCCCCGGTAACGCTCTCGCTGCCTGCGGATTTAGGCACATGATCTGTTATCATAGTACAAAAAGCCGTTTCATGGAATTCATTTTTCTTATGAAACAGAAACCTTTCTCCCTTTCCGGGACCGGAATGTATCCCCTGTTCCCAAGCCGGGAAGGGTTGCAGAAAAAACGTCAACGAACGGAGAGAGATGCCCGTGAAAACAGTTTCCTCCACCCTGACCTGCGACATTCTCGTTCTCGGCGGCGGCTCCGCCGGAGCGGCGGCGGCATGGGCCGCGTCGGCCCCGGGAATTTCGGTCGTCCTGGCGGAAAAATCGGGACGTCTCGGCGGAACGGCCACCAACGGACTGGTGAGCACCCTCTGCGGGTGCTACTCTTCCATCGGGGAGCGGCGCAAGATCTCGGGGGGAGCCCGGGACGCCCTCGCCGGGGAACTGAAGTCCCTCGGAGGGCTGGACGAAGGTGTGAACCGGGATACCCACAGGAGCGACATCTGCGACCCTGAGCTTCTTGCCTGCGCCCTCGACAGGATGGTTCTCCGCACGGGGACGGATCTCCGCCTTTCGACCCTCGTCACCGGGGCCTCCTTCGACGGGGAAAGGCTCCTTTCCGTTGAAACGGTCAACACCGAGTCGGGCGAACGGACGGTCATTCTGCCCAAAATCGCTGTCGATGCAGCGGGAAAGGCCCTTCTCGCACCCTTTGCCCCCTCCGGCGCCGTTCTCTCCCCAGGCGGAGGGAAACTCCAGGCGGGAACCATGGTCTTCCGCATGGACGGCGTGGACGGAGAAACGGCCAGGACCGTCACCAAGGACCGGATCGCTTCCCTCATGGCTGAGGCCCGTGCGAAGGGCGACATCACCCAGGAGCGGGGCAACGGCGTTCTCACAGTCCTTCCCTGCGGCACGGCCGCCATAGTGAACGCAAACTGGGTCAGGGCCGACACCTCCATCTCCGGGGACGTCACCCGGGGACTGACGGGAGGAAGGGAGAAGGTCCTGGAAAACGCCCGGTTCTTCCGGAAATACGTTCCGGGATTTGAAAACGCCGTCCTGTCCTGCATCGCTCCCGCCCTTGGGGTCAGGGAAGCCTCGCGGACGGAATGCGCCTATACCCTGACGGAAGAGGACATCATGGAGGGTCGGCTTTTTTCCGACAGCGTCTGCGTGGGTTCCTGGCCCATGGAGTACCACGACTGGGAACGAAACAGCCTCGTCTACCGGTGGAGCGGAAAGGACTACACCATCCCCTACCGTTCCCTCCTCCCCAGGGGAATGGACAACGTCCTCGCCGCTGGAAGGAACATCTCCGTCACTCCTGCGGCCTACGCCTCCTCCCGGGTCATGGGACAGTGCCTCGCCACCGGTCACGCAGCGGGGACGGCAGCCCGGCTCGCTCTCCGTTCCGGCGGTCTCCCCCGGGAGCTCGACCGGGATCTTCTCAGGAAAACCCTTCTGGACGAAGGAGCCGTCCTGGAATAAATCGGGGCCGCCCGGGAGCGGCCCCGCGTACTTTCCGTCACCTGCCCGATCCGAAGACAGAAAGAAGACGGGAGGCTGCCGCGCCGACACGCTCCTTCACCGCCGGAACGGCGGCAAGGACGGAAAAAACCACCATGAGGGAAAGCACCACGCTGGAGGGACGGCCGAACAGCTCCAGGAAAACGTTGTCTCCGGCCATTGCCATGTTCACCGCCCTCCGGAGGTTCGAGTCCATCATCTCTCCCAGCACGAGGCCGAGCACCAGCGGTGCGGCCGGATATCCCCTGCCCCTCATCAGGAACCCCGCAAGGCCGAAGCAGAACATGAGCCCCACGTCGAACATGCTCGAGTTCACGGCGTAGGTTCCCACTACGCAGAGGACCGTCACCAGGGGCATGAGGATCCGCTTGGGGACCAGAACGATGCCCGAGAGGCGGGGAACCACCGTCATGCCCAGCACGAGCATGGCGAAACAGGCGAGAAAACCGGCGGCGAGCACCACGGAAAACAGTTCCGGCGTCCGGACGAACAGAAGGGGACCCGGCTGGAGGCCGTGGACGTAAAAAGCCGCCAGGATGACCGCCGTGACGGCATCCCCGGGAACGGCCAGAGTAAGCATGGGGATAAGGGCTCCGCCTATGCAGGCGTTGTTGGCCGCCTCGCTGGCGATGACCCCCTCAACCGCTCCCTCGCCGAAGGGCCGGGCGGGATTTTTCACCGACTTCCTGGCCTGGTCGTAGGCGATGATGGAGGCCACCGGCCCTCCCGCCCCGGGAAGGGCGCCGATGAAGGTCCCGATGACCGACGAGCGGAGCGACAAGGGCAGGTACCGGATCATTTCCCGGAAGGAATACCGCATTCTGCCCGCCTGTGCGGCGATGGCGTTCATGGTCCCCCGGGCGACCTGGTCGAGGACCTCGGCAAAACCGAAAAGACCGATGAGGGCGGCGATAAGGGGGATGCCTCCCTGCAGCTCGGTCAGGCCGAAGGAATACCGGGGCGCACCGGAAAAGGGGTCGATGCCCACCATGCTCAGCAGCAGTCCCAGAAGAGCGCAGATGCCTCCCTTGAGGTAATTCTTCGCCGTCAGCGTCCCGATGGTGGTGAGGCCGAAAAGGGCCAGGAGAAAATAGTCCATGGCCGTGAAGGAGAGGGCGAAGTCCGTTACGGGGCGGGCGACAAACATGAGCACCAGGAAACCGAATACGCTCCCCACAAAGGAATGGAACGTGGCCGCCCACAGGGCCAGGGCCGCCTCCCCTTTCCTCGCCATGGGATAGCCGTCGAGGGTGGTAACCACCGAGGAGGGGGCTCCGGGGATATTGATCAGGATGGCGGAAACAGCACCGGCGTAGACCCCCGACACGAACACCCCGAGAATGACGGCAAGGGCGTTTTTCACCGTCCAGGTAAAGGTTATGGAGACCAGCAGCGCCGTGGCCATGGTGACGGATAGCCCGGGAATGGCGCCTACGAACAGTCCGGCGAAGGCCCCGGCAAAAACCAGCATCACGAAGGTGAAGTCCACCTGGGAAATCACGGAGAGGAGGATGTCCATTTTCCCGGCCTCCTAGGGAAGGAGCACGTTCAGCCCGTGGCGGAACAGCAGGTAGATCACCGCCGGGGAAACGAGGGACAGGGCGGCCACAGCCCCCGGTCGCCGTTCCCCGACCAGCAGGCAGAAGAGGGCGAGGAATACGGCGCTCGCCGGCAGAAAGCCCGCCCGGGGCAGCGCCTGCGCATAGAGAAGGCACAGGAGAAAGGCCAGGGATGCCCTCACGGCGGAAACAGGAGCTCCCCCGTTCCGGGAAGGGCCTTCATCCCCGGCGCGGATCCTGAGGACGGCCTGGCCGATGAGCGCAAAAGAGAGCAGGGCAAGCCCCCCTGAAAGAATCAGGGGGAAGAGGGCTGGTGAAAGACTCCACTGTCCGCCATCGTGGACGGCAAAACCCTGCAGGCCGAAAACGGCGGCCACGGCGAGAAAAAAGACCCCGTGCCGGATATTTCCGGCCCAGGGAGAGCGGGCATTCGTCATCTTTTTCTTCTTCCTTTCATGGAACAGGGGCCCCTCCTTCCGAAGGGACCCCGAAGCGAACCTTTGACGCTACGGCCTGGGGATGCCGAACTCCGCAGGGCTCTTCTTCGCCACCCCGGCATCCTGGAGCACCCACCCGACCACGGAAGCCCACTTATCCCAGTAGGAGAGCATGTCCTTTCCCCTCACCGAGTCGAGCCCCACGTACCAGTTGTTCTCAAGGAACTCCTTCCACTTCGGGTCTGCCACGGCCTTCGACGCCGCTTCGGCGATCATGGCCGTCACGTCTTCCGGCGTCCCCTTCTTCACCATGAGGCAGTTGGGGTAATCCAGGGGCAGGAAGGATTCCATCTCCGGGATGGCCTCGGTGATGGGCGG
Proteins encoded in this region:
- a CDS encoding FAD-dependent oxidoreductase, producing the protein MKTVSSTLTCDILVLGGGSAGAAAAWAASAPGISVVLAEKSGRLGGTATNGLVSTLCGCYSSIGERRKISGGARDALAGELKSLGGLDEGVNRDTHRSDICDPELLACALDRMVLRTGTDLRLSTLVTGASFDGERLLSVETVNTESGERTVILPKIAVDAAGKALLAPFAPSGAVLSPGGGKLQAGTMVFRMDGVDGETARTVTKDRIASLMAEARAKGDITQERGNGVLTVLPCGTAAIVNANWVRADTSISGDVTRGLTGGREKVLENARFFRKYVPGFENAVLSCIAPALGVREASRTECAYTLTEEDIMEGRLFSDSVCVGSWPMEYHDWERNSLVYRWSGKDYTIPYRSLLPRGMDNVLAAGRNISVTPAAYASSRVMGQCLATGHAAGTAARLALRSGGLPRELDRDLLRKTLLDEGAVLE
- a CDS encoding tripartite tricarboxylate transporter permease; translated protein: MDILLSVISQVDFTFVMLVFAGAFAGLFVGAIPGLSVTMATALLVSITFTWTVKNALAVILGVFVSGVYAGAVSAILINIPGAPSSVVTTLDGYPMARKGEAALALWAATFHSFVGSVFGFLVLMFVARPVTDFALSFTAMDYFLLALFGLTTIGTLTAKNYLKGGICALLGLLLSMVGIDPFSGAPRYSFGLTELQGGIPLIAALIGLFGFAEVLDQVARGTMNAIAAQAGRMRYSFREMIRYLPLSLRSSVIGTFIGALPGAGGPVASIIAYDQARKSVKNPARPFGEGAVEGVIASEAANNACIGGALIPMLTLAVPGDAVTAVILAAFYVHGLQPGPLLFVRTPELFSVVLAAGFLACFAMLVLGMTVVPRLSGIVLVPKRILMPLVTVLCVVGTYAVNSSMFDVGLMFCFGLAGFLMRGRGYPAAPLVLGLVLGEMMDSNLRRAVNMAMAGDNVFLELFGRPSSVVLSLMVVFSVLAAVPAVKERVGAAASRLLSVFGSGR
- a CDS encoding tripartite tricarboxylate transporter TctB family protein, whose protein sequence is MTNARSPWAGNIRHGVFFLAVAAVFGLQGFAVHDGGQWSLSPALFPLILSGGLALLSFALIGQAVLRIRAGDEGPSRNGGAPVSAVRASLAFLLCLLYAQALPRAGFLPASAVFLALFCLLVGERRPGAVAALSLVSPAVIYLLFRHGLNVLLP